From the Candidatus Korarchaeota archaeon NZ13-K genome, the window CCTGGAGTACTACTACGATCCGATCCCAACGAACTGCGTGGCCCACTGGTTCTGTCCAGCCTCCACAGGAATTGGTTATCCGAGATGGGCGTTGAGGAACGGACCAGAGTTGGGTCACTACAACCTAGCTGTTTTCTATGGAGCATGCAACCTTGACTGCCTCTTCTGCCAGAACTGGTTCTTCAGGAAGCTCACCCTAAGCAAGAGGCCTCTGGTCAGCTATGAGAAGCTGGTGGAAGCAGCGCTAAGCCACCCGGTCACCTGCGTCTGCTTCTTCGGCGGAGACCCATCGCCTCAGGTGGCCAACGCCCTTCTCGTCTCCAAGGAGCTGATGAGGAGGGCCGGACTCATGAGGATCTGCTGGGAGACGAACGGGCACTTCAACCCCAGGACATTCGAGGCCGTGCTCAGCGTGGCCATGAGGAGCGGGGGGAACGTGAAGTTCGATCTTAAGGCCTGGGATCCCAAGCTGTACCTTGCCCTCACCGGGAGGGAGCTCGGACACGTCTATAGGAACGCTGAGAGGGCTCTGCTGATGTCAAGGGAGAGGGAGGAGGTCCCCCTTTTCACGGCTAGCACACTCCTGGTCCCGGGTTACGTGGATGAGGAGGAGGTCAGGATGATAGCGAGGTTCATAGCCTCGATGAACCCGGAGACCCCCTACAGCCTGCTCGCATTTCATCCCAGCTTCCTCATGAGCGATCTCCCTAGGACCAGCAGGAGGCATGCTCTTGAGGCTGAGAGGGCTGCCAGGGAGGAGGGATTGACCAGGGTTCACATAGGGAACCCCTGGCTGCTTAGCAGGGAGGAGTACACTTGAGCTAGGCGCTAGAAGGCCCTGGGAGCGTCCCTAAATTATGATCGCGATCTCCTTCAGGCCCCCATGCGGTCAGCTCACTCCCTCATCTCGACGATCTCTATAAGCCTTCTGAGGCTGTCTATCCTCTCGAAATCGCATGGCTCTTCGCTCGCTCCCCTCAGGTGGATGAGCCTGGGGTAGTGAAGGGCCCTCAGGCCCGCGTTCCATGCGCCTATCACGTCGTGATAGCATGAGTCGCCCACGTGCATAACCTGGGATCCCGTGAGGCCAAGCCTTCTGATGAGCGCCGAGAATATCTCCCTCTGCGGTTTAAGGAACCCGGATTCGCATGAAGTGATGATGACGTCGAAGTGATCCAGGTTCACGTTCCTGAGGATCGCTCTGATGCTCCTCTCGCTGAATGAGGTGTTGGTGACGAGGGCCAGCCTTATTCCCCTCTTCCTCAGCTCGGGGAGCACCTGAACCGCCTCCTCATTCACCTTAGGTACGAAGGAATCCGTCGAGCCGGCATAAGCCTCGCTTGCCTCCTCGAGGGATCCCTCATCCAGCCTCAGGCCGAGCCGCATGAAGATCATCCTCAGGAGCTCCTTCGGTGGCACGACCATCCTGAAGTCCCTCGTGGCCAGGTACAGGTCCCTGATTGTCTCCAGGGGGACTTCATAGCCCCTCCCCCTCAGGAAGTCCCTGAGGGACTCCAGCCTCATCCTGAGGTAGAGCTCCTCATCCTCCTTGGTCTCCCATATCAGGGTGAACCACAGGTCGAAGGAGATCGCCCTGAGCATGGCGGCACCGCGAGCCGATAAGCATTAAAAATTATTGAGTTCTCAACAGCCTGAACACGACAGTTCCTCCGCATGTTTGACACTCCCCCTGCTTAAGCAAGGGGATTCTTGCTTCTACGGCGTTCATCTCTTCGGTGTTCACAGCCCTTCTAGGCTCCCACCTGCATCCATCCCACCTTAGAAGCAAGGGGTCTGCCACGACCCCGTTATCCCTATCCCTCCAGGAGGGACTCGGGATTATTGATCCATACCTTTTGGCGATGTTCAATACACCCACAACATCAGCATTCATTACTTTCTCACATTTTGGGCAATAGAACATTCCCCTATGTCTCCTAACCCCCCTTGCACCACAGAATGGGCATTCACTAGAAGTCCCATGCTCGTCAATCTCCTCTACTATAATCCCATACTCCTCAGCCTTCTCCTTAAGCCTCCGTATTATCCAGCCGTGGCTCCAGAAGTTGTTCACCATGGAGTTCGTTTTAGAACCCCCATGATTCCCCCTTATGCCTCTGAGGTTGCCCAAGATTATTTTTGAGATGCCTTCCCCAGAGGCATACTCAACTATCCACTTCACCA encodes:
- a CDS encoding radical SAM protein — its product is LEYYYDPIPTNCVAHWFCPASTGIGYPRWALRNGPELGHYNLAVFYGACNLDCLFCQNWFFRKLTLSKRPLVSYEKLVEAALSHPVTCVCFFGGDPSPQVANALLVSKELMRRAGLMRICWETNGHFNPRTFEAVLSVAMRSGGNVKFDLKAWDPKLYLALTGRELGHVYRNAERALLMSREREEVPLFTASTLLVPGYVDEEEVRMIARFIASMNPETPYSLLAFHPSFLMSDLPRTSRRHALEAERAAREEGLTRVHIGNPWLLSREEYT
- a CDS encoding HAD family hydrolase; protein product: MLRAISFDLWFTLIWETKEDEELYLRMRLESLRDFLRGRGYEVPLETIRDLYLATRDFRMVVPPKELLRMIFMRLGLRLDEGSLEEASEAYAGSTDSFVPKVNEEAVQVLPELRKRGIRLALVTNTSFSERSIRAILRNVNLDHFDVIITSCESGFLKPQREIFSALIRRLGLTGSQVMHVGDSCYHDVIGAWNAGLRALHYPRLIHLRGASEEPCDFERIDSLRRLIEIVEMRE
- a CDS encoding transposase, which encodes MSVEVEEPPIRGGDKPLHIDLGVVNLATIWCEGMRQPISFSGRAALADWWYWTEKIAKEQRRLAGTNSARTSRKLRKLYRMRQRRFRHTVNAMVKWIVEYASGEGISKIILGNLRGIRGNHGGSKTNSMVNNFWSHGWIIRRLKEKAEEYGIIVEEIDEHGTSSECPFCGARGVRRHRGMFYCPKCEKVMNADVVGVLNIAKRYGSIIPSPSWRDRDNGVVADPLLLRWDGCRWEPRRAVNTEEMNAVEARIPLLKQGECQTCGGTVVFRLLRTQ